The following proteins are encoded in a genomic region of Sorangiineae bacterium MSr12523:
- a CDS encoding universal stress protein, with product MHTIESNHASPASTRRLADDELTTIVVGLDFSLHGEDALWFAENLSRANPKATLHLVHVVAPPVGVVGVLGAPIDASAPVAGTLDRARAELERICSSVPVWLEGRVVAHVRTGDSAREITALARELDADLIVVGTHARTGLGRVFLGSLAESISRHAPCSVLIAHEMRPRTNAPPTSSPAYR from the coding sequence ATGCACACCATCGAGAGCAACCACGCGTCGCCCGCATCCACACGCCGGCTCGCCGACGACGAGTTGACGACCATCGTCGTCGGACTCGACTTCTCCCTTCACGGCGAGGACGCCCTCTGGTTCGCCGAGAACCTCTCGCGCGCCAACCCAAAGGCCACCCTTCATCTCGTCCACGTGGTCGCCCCACCGGTGGGTGTCGTCGGCGTTCTCGGCGCCCCCATCGATGCCTCGGCCCCGGTCGCGGGCACGCTCGATCGCGCCCGTGCCGAGCTGGAAAGGATCTGCTCCAGCGTCCCGGTCTGGCTGGAGGGCCGCGTCGTGGCCCACGTTCGCACCGGCGACTCGGCCCGCGAGATCACCGCCCTCGCCCGCGAGCTCGACGCGGACCTCATCGTCGTCGGCACCCACGCCCGCACCGGCCTAGGCCGCGTCTTCCTGGGCTCCTTGGCCGAGAGCATCAGCCGCCACGCGCCATGCTCGGTGCTGATTGCACACGAGATGCGCCCGCGCACGAACGCGCCGCCCACGAGCAGCCCCGCTTACCGCTAA
- a CDS encoding universal stress protein — translation MLALRRILVPVDFTESSDRALDYAIELAAPFDASVFVMHAYEVPVYGFPDGAFIANGDVAARISTAAQKALDALVDSRKEKGVPLKAILRTGVAWEETNHVADELAADLIVISTHGRRGLARALLGSVAENIIRTTPRPVLVIHGHRDSSAWQVAERVSRP, via the coding sequence ATGCTCGCCCTCCGCAGGATTCTCGTTCCGGTCGATTTCACCGAAAGCTCGGACCGTGCGCTCGACTATGCGATCGAGCTGGCGGCGCCGTTCGATGCTTCCGTCTTCGTGATGCACGCGTACGAGGTGCCGGTGTACGGCTTTCCGGACGGCGCGTTCATCGCCAACGGTGACGTGGCGGCGCGCATCAGCACCGCCGCGCAAAAAGCGTTGGATGCTCTGGTGGACTCTCGCAAAGAGAAAGGCGTTCCGCTCAAGGCGATTCTCCGCACCGGCGTTGCGTGGGAGGAGACGAACCACGTGGCCGACGAGCTGGCCGCCGATCTCATCGTGATCAGCACCCACGGCCGGCGCGGCCTTGCGCGCGCCCTCTTGGGAAGCGTGGCCGAGAACATCATCCGCACGACGCCGCGTCCGGTGCTCGTCATCCACGGGCACCGCGACTCGTCGGCGTGGCAGGTGGCGGAGCGCGTTTCACGACCTTGA
- the clpA gene encoding ATP-dependent Clp protease ATP-binding subunit ClpA, translating to MRISPEVEIALTLAANEAARRRHEYVTLEHLLYALLFDDATALVVRHAGGDVSRLKKQLERYLDDKLEPLPEGASATPTPALGVQRVIRRALQHVQSSGKEEVKGANVLVAVFAERESFAASLLEQSGVTRLDVVAYLSHGVSKLDEPDDARDTGGDAGDGEAPEASPGEPGGARPSRDPLKAYCINLNEQARENRIDPLIGRQREVDRMVQILSRRKKNNPLLVGDAGVGKTAIAEGLALKIERKEVPPALQDAKVFQLDMGALVAGTRFRGDFEERIKAVVKALGKVEGAVLFIDEIHTIVGAGATSGGSMDASNLLKPALASGRLRCIGSTTFEEFRQHFERDRALARRFQKVEVLEPSVEDTVKILLGLRTQYEDFHNVRYADPAIEAAAQLAAKHLHDKKLPDKAIDLIDESGASVKLSHTTTSMFSETATPAKDKESPAERPVVHVSDVETVLARMAQIPPREVSTSDKDRLKNLEHELKGVIFGQDLAIDQLTSAIKLSRAGLRSPEKPIGSFLFTGPTGVGKTEVAKQLAKILGIAFIRFDMSEYMERHTVSRLIGAPPGYVGFDQGGLLTDAIAKTPHAVLLLDEIEKAHGDVFNVLLQVMDHGKLTDNNGKSSDFRHVILLMTSNVGARDLARRQVGFHGGRDVGEADREFKRMFSPEFRNRLDARIPFDSLSPTIMGQVVDKFVVELNAQLAERQVTLSITGAARDWLAEKGYDPENGARPLARVIQDEVKRPLSEELLFGKLEHGGKVQVDAEDGKLVLRYEAAPPEVAPKADPGSGAAPEALN from the coding sequence ATGCGCATCAGTCCGGAAGTCGAAATTGCCCTGACCCTGGCCGCCAACGAAGCGGCCCGCCGTCGTCATGAATACGTGACGCTCGAGCACTTGCTGTACGCGCTGCTCTTCGACGACGCGACCGCCCTGGTCGTGCGCCACGCCGGGGGCGACGTTTCGCGCCTGAAAAAGCAGCTCGAACGCTACCTCGACGACAAACTCGAGCCGCTGCCCGAGGGTGCATCGGCCACGCCCACGCCCGCCCTTGGCGTTCAGCGCGTCATCCGCCGTGCGCTGCAGCACGTGCAGTCGTCGGGCAAAGAAGAAGTCAAAGGCGCCAACGTCCTGGTCGCCGTTTTTGCCGAGCGCGAGTCGTTTGCTGCGAGCTTGCTCGAACAATCGGGCGTCACCCGGCTCGATGTCGTGGCCTACCTTTCCCACGGCGTCTCCAAGCTCGACGAGCCGGACGACGCACGCGATACGGGTGGCGATGCAGGCGATGGCGAAGCGCCGGAGGCCTCTCCCGGCGAACCGGGAGGCGCACGCCCATCGCGCGATCCGCTCAAGGCGTATTGCATCAACTTGAACGAGCAGGCGCGCGAAAACCGCATCGATCCGCTCATCGGCCGCCAGCGCGAGGTGGACCGCATGGTGCAAATCCTCTCGCGCCGCAAAAAGAACAACCCGCTGCTCGTCGGCGACGCCGGCGTGGGCAAGACGGCCATCGCCGAAGGCCTCGCGCTGAAGATCGAGCGCAAAGAAGTGCCGCCCGCACTTCAGGACGCCAAAGTTTTCCAGCTCGACATGGGCGCGCTGGTCGCGGGCACGCGCTTCCGAGGCGACTTCGAGGAGCGCATCAAGGCCGTGGTCAAGGCGCTGGGCAAGGTCGAGGGCGCGGTCCTCTTCATCGACGAAATCCACACCATCGTGGGCGCCGGCGCCACCAGCGGCGGCAGCATGGACGCGTCGAACCTGCTCAAACCGGCGCTGGCCTCGGGCCGTTTGCGCTGCATCGGCTCGACCACGTTCGAAGAGTTCCGCCAGCATTTCGAACGCGATCGCGCGCTCGCGCGGCGCTTCCAAAAGGTGGAAGTGCTCGAGCCCAGCGTCGAGGACACGGTGAAGATCCTTCTCGGACTGCGCACGCAGTACGAAGACTTCCACAACGTGCGCTACGCGGATCCGGCCATCGAAGCCGCCGCGCAATTGGCGGCGAAGCACCTGCACGACAAAAAGCTGCCCGACAAGGCGATCGATCTCATCGACGAATCGGGCGCCAGCGTGAAGCTTTCGCACACGACGACGTCGATGTTCTCGGAGACTGCCACGCCGGCGAAGGACAAAGAATCCCCGGCGGAGCGCCCGGTGGTCCACGTGAGCGACGTCGAGACCGTGCTCGCACGCATGGCGCAGATCCCACCGCGCGAGGTTTCCACCAGCGACAAGGATCGGCTGAAGAACCTCGAGCACGAGCTCAAGGGGGTCATCTTCGGACAAGATCTGGCCATCGACCAGCTCACCAGCGCCATCAAGCTGTCGCGGGCGGGGCTGCGCAGCCCGGAAAAGCCCATTGGGTCGTTCCTATTCACCGGCCCCACCGGCGTCGGCAAGACCGAGGTCGCCAAGCAGCTCGCGAAGATTCTCGGCATCGCGTTCATTCGCTTCGACATGAGCGAGTACATGGAGCGGCACACCGTCTCGCGTTTGATCGGCGCGCCGCCCGGCTACGTCGGCTTCGATCAGGGCGGTCTTCTGACGGACGCCATCGCGAAGACGCCGCACGCCGTGCTCTTGCTCGACGAAATCGAGAAGGCCCACGGCGACGTGTTCAACGTGCTCCTCCAGGTGATGGACCACGGCAAGCTGACCGACAACAACGGCAAATCCAGCGATTTCCGCCACGTCATCTTGCTCATGACGAGCAACGTGGGCGCGCGCGATCTGGCGCGGCGTCAAGTCGGCTTCCACGGTGGCCGCGACGTGGGCGAGGCCGATCGCGAGTTCAAGCGGATGTTCAGCCCCGAGTTCCGCAACCGGCTCGATGCGCGCATTCCGTTCGATTCGCTCTCGCCCACCATCATGGGCCAGGTGGTCGACAAATTCGTCGTCGAGCTCAACGCGCAACTCGCCGAGCGCCAGGTCACGCTGTCCATCACGGGTGCGGCAAGGGATTGGCTCGCCGAGAAGGGCTACGATCCCGAGAACGGTGCGCGTCCCCTCGCCCGGGTCATCCAGGACGAGGTGAAGCGTCCGCTCAGTGAAGAGCTGCTCTTCGGCAAGCTCGAACACGGTGGCAAGGTTCAGGTCGACGCCGAAGACGGCAAGTTGGTCCTGCGCTACGAAGCCGCTCCGCCCGAAGTTGCTCCCAAGGCAGACCCCGGATCGGGCGCCGCGCCCGAAGCCCTGAACTAG
- a CDS encoding ATP-dependent Clp protease adaptor ClpS yields MPTTVRRYKVVFHNDDYTTMEFVVDCLMTFFHKSETEATHVMLTVHRKGSAVAGIYPREVAETKVEQVMDHARKHGMPLLLTAEPE; encoded by the coding sequence TTGCCGACGACCGTTCGTCGCTACAAAGTTGTCTTTCACAACGACGACTACACAACGATGGAATTCGTGGTCGACTGCCTCATGACCTTCTTCCACAAGAGCGAAACGGAAGCGACGCACGTCATGTTGACCGTGCACCGAAAAGGGAGCGCCGTTGCAGGAATCTATCCGCGCGAAGTCGCAGAGACGAAGGTTGAGCAAGTGATGGATCACGCACGCAAGCACGGGATGCCGCTGCTTCTCACCGCGGAGCCCGAGTGA
- a CDS encoding protein kinase — MGSVWEATLLSLDIPCAVKFIDSEFVGHAETQARFAREAKAAAQLRSPHVVQVLDHGVCQGRPYIAMELLVGEDLGKRLKARGRLSASEVLPIVEQVSRALTKAHAAGIVHRDLKPDNIFLVRDDDREIVKVLDFGIAKSVDEAVEGLTRVGALLGTPHYMSPEQAQGSKAVDHRSDLWSLAVIIFRCLTGRFPFGGKGLGEILVQILKDDIPIPSQAAPDLPRAFDDWWARAVARDPALRFQSARELTDALSVSLGLSRVPEPAESQPMLLPEPVRHTGKGATALMPANETPPPPARVHATEAMHTQHPRPPLKTGTQPLAAVQATPSMIMQPPPHLANSMSGPMSGSMSGYGPPPGTYHGQQHYAAAQGFGQYPQQNTTAPTTVPAFPATAQAPRDKGMLATKIIGILLTVIAVVLGIVVVVAYASKDPVIGRPPSVHRSDDLPRRTSPSVILSTGPVPIQPPTTPVPTPNLPDASAASGKPAQKK; from the coding sequence ATGGGTTCGGTTTGGGAGGCGACGCTTCTCAGTCTGGACATTCCGTGCGCGGTCAAGTTCATCGATAGCGAGTTCGTAGGGCACGCGGAGACGCAGGCGAGGTTCGCACGTGAGGCGAAGGCGGCCGCACAATTGCGGAGCCCGCACGTCGTGCAGGTCTTGGACCACGGTGTATGCCAAGGACGGCCGTACATCGCGATGGAGCTTCTCGTCGGGGAAGATCTCGGAAAAAGGTTGAAGGCGCGCGGTCGTCTGTCGGCATCCGAGGTGCTCCCCATCGTCGAGCAAGTCAGCCGCGCGCTGACGAAGGCGCACGCGGCCGGTATCGTGCATCGCGATCTCAAGCCGGACAACATCTTCCTCGTTCGTGATGACGACCGCGAAATCGTCAAGGTGCTCGATTTCGGCATCGCCAAGAGCGTCGACGAAGCCGTCGAAGGTCTCACCCGCGTGGGCGCCTTGCTGGGCACCCCGCACTACATGAGCCCGGAGCAGGCACAGGGCAGCAAGGCCGTCGATCATCGGAGCGATCTTTGGTCGCTCGCCGTCATCATTTTTCGCTGCCTTACCGGGCGCTTTCCGTTTGGCGGAAAAGGACTCGGCGAAATTTTGGTGCAGATCCTCAAGGACGACATTCCGATCCCGTCGCAGGCGGCGCCGGATCTTCCGCGTGCGTTCGACGACTGGTGGGCCCGCGCCGTGGCGCGCGATCCGGCGTTGCGCTTTCAGAGCGCGCGGGAGCTGACCGATGCTCTGTCGGTCTCGCTCGGCTTGAGCCGGGTGCCGGAGCCTGCGGAGTCGCAGCCCATGTTGCTTCCGGAGCCCGTGCGCCACACGGGAAAGGGCGCAACGGCCTTGATGCCGGCAAATGAGACGCCGCCGCCGCCGGCGCGCGTTCACGCGACGGAAGCGATGCACACGCAGCATCCGAGGCCACCGCTGAAGACCGGGACGCAGCCGCTTGCGGCCGTGCAAGCGACGCCTTCGATGATCATGCAGCCGCCGCCGCACCTGGCGAATTCGATGTCGGGCCCGATGTCAGGGTCGATGTCGGGCTACGGGCCGCCGCCAGGGACGTACCACGGGCAGCAGCATTACGCGGCGGCGCAGGGATTCGGGCAATATCCGCAGCAGAACACGACGGCGCCGACCACCGTGCCGGCCTTCCCAGCGACTGCGCAAGCGCCGCGCGACAAGGGGATGCTCGCGACGAAGATCATCGGGATCCTGCTCACGGTGATCGCCGTGGTGCTGGGCATCGTGGTGGTCGTGGCCTACGCGTCCAAAGATCCGGTGATCGGGCGGCCGCCGAGCGTGCACCGCAGCGACGATCTGCCGCGGCGAACGTCGCCTTCGGTCATTCTTTCGACGGGACCCGTGCCGATTCAGCCGCCGACGACACCCGTGCCCACGCCGAACCTGCCCGATGCCTCGGCGGCCTCGGGAAAGCCGGCTCAAAAAAAATAG
- a CDS encoding Stp1/IreP family PP2C-type Ser/Thr phosphatase, producing the protein MTQSETPIPANPTEQGGGASEEATSRGPVHVRVFARTDVGQVREHNEDNFLVADLTKRSRGLLEANRDCEVGIHGSLFAVCDGMGGAAAGEIASQLAVDIIYEKMLEGLDPAVVIERDELARRLVRAVEAAGLRIFQEAKVDRTRRGMGTTVTAAALVDDHMFLAQVGDSRGYILRGEQLIQVTRDQSLVNQLIEAGQLTEEEAETFEHNNIILQALGTADSVQVDLTYVELRQGDVLLLCSDGLSGMIRFEEIREVLRTCPEPIDACKALTERANQAGGHDNITVIIVHFDGEGLKTVDAEGESLRYRKYAVPEDPNDATTPGRRSTDPGRDPSAPPPDGVLSIPPAAGDKMAGWQEQGPHAHLENGEERIEIPGTHIPTWLVVTLIVSVIAMLAGAAIVLLR; encoded by the coding sequence GTGACCCAATCCGAGACACCCATTCCCGCAAATCCGACGGAACAGGGGGGTGGAGCGTCCGAGGAGGCCACCAGCCGGGGCCCCGTCCATGTTCGCGTCTTCGCCCGCACGGACGTGGGACAGGTGCGTGAGCACAACGAGGACAACTTCCTCGTCGCCGACCTGACGAAACGCTCGCGCGGCCTGCTCGAGGCCAACCGCGATTGCGAGGTGGGCATCCACGGAAGCCTCTTCGCGGTCTGCGACGGGATGGGTGGCGCCGCCGCCGGTGAAATCGCCAGCCAGCTCGCCGTCGACATCATTTACGAAAAGATGCTCGAGGGGCTCGACCCCGCCGTGGTCATCGAACGCGACGAGCTCGCGCGCCGCCTCGTGCGCGCCGTCGAAGCTGCGGGCCTTCGCATCTTCCAAGAGGCCAAGGTCGATCGCACCCGCCGCGGCATGGGCACCACCGTCACCGCCGCCGCGCTGGTCGACGATCACATGTTCCTCGCGCAGGTCGGCGACTCGCGCGGCTACATCTTGCGCGGCGAGCAGCTCATTCAGGTCACGCGGGACCAATCCTTGGTGAACCAGCTCATCGAAGCCGGGCAACTCACCGAGGAGGAAGCGGAGACCTTCGAGCACAACAACATCATCCTGCAGGCGCTGGGCACCGCCGACTCCGTCCAGGTCGACCTGACCTACGTCGAACTGCGCCAAGGTGACGTGCTTCTCCTCTGCTCGGACGGCCTCTCCGGCATGATCCGCTTCGAGGAGATCCGCGAGGTGTTGCGCACGTGCCCCGAGCCCATCGACGCGTGCAAAGCCCTCACGGAGCGCGCGAATCAGGCCGGTGGGCACGACAACATCACGGTCATCATCGTCCACTTCGACGGCGAAGGACTGAAGACGGTGGACGCCGAGGGCGAGAGCCTTCGCTACCGTAAGTACGCGGTCCCTGAGGATCCGAACGACGCCACCACCCCAGGCCGCCGCTCCACCGATCCGGGCCGCGATCCGAGCGCCCCTCCCCCGGACGGCGTCTTGTCCATCCCCCCCGCCGCGGGCGACAAAATGGCGGGCTGGCAAGAGCAGGGTCCGCATGCCCACCTCGAAAATGGCGAGGAGCGCATCGAGATCCCGGGGACGCACATCCCAACGTGGCTGGTGGTCACGCTGATCGTGAGCGTCATCGCCATGCTGGCCGGCGCGGCCATCGTGCTGCTGCGTTGA
- a CDS encoding FHA domain-containing protein, with amino-acid sequence MVIIAKDGGEGQSFPIFDNLDVGRSEGDVILGDDRYLSPRHARLFWQRDELVLRDLGSTNGVFLRITKSQNPHMAQPLQDQDLILIGQQVIRFEIVKDAEEGLGPAMQHGTLLFGTPAAPRYARLCQRTVEGVTRDVFHIRKAETVLGRESGDIVFTEDPFLSRRHAIIKLDPVRKTFTIGDLGSSNGTFLQIRGDATLKSGDEFRIGQQLFRVNLSQETRSPQASGLEGAPKSVS; translated from the coding sequence TTGGTCATCATCGCCAAGGATGGCGGCGAGGGGCAGAGCTTCCCCATCTTCGATAACTTGGACGTCGGCCGCAGCGAAGGAGACGTCATTCTCGGGGACGATCGCTACCTGTCACCGCGCCATGCGCGCCTGTTCTGGCAGCGCGATGAGCTTGTTTTGCGCGATCTCGGGAGCACCAACGGCGTCTTCCTCCGCATCACCAAGAGCCAAAATCCCCATATGGCGCAGCCACTTCAGGACCAAGATTTGATCCTGATAGGACAACAGGTGATAAGGTTTGAAATCGTGAAGGATGCAGAGGAAGGCCTCGGCCCGGCCATGCAGCACGGCACGCTGCTGTTCGGAACCCCGGCGGCACCCCGATATGCACGCTTGTGCCAGCGGACCGTCGAAGGGGTGACGCGCGACGTCTTCCATATCCGGAAAGCCGAAACCGTGCTCGGCCGAGAATCGGGGGACATCGTCTTTACAGAGGATCCGTTCCTCTCCCGGCGGCACGCGATCATCAAACTGGATCCGGTGCGTAAGACGTTCACCATCGGCGATCTGGGGTCGTCCAACGGGACGTTCCTTCAGATCCGCGGCGACGCGACCCTCAAGTCGGGGGACGAATTCCGCATCGGCCAACAGTTGTTCCGCGTCAACCTCAGCCAAGAGACCAGGTCGCCCCAAGCATCGGGTCTCGAAGGCGCGCCCAAGTCCGTGTCGTGA
- a CDS encoding tetratricopeptide repeat protein gives MRTPARIAVLLALALTACRGGKDPNFVRAFHEAERAETAGRYAEASARFDEAAAKAPDPREKGHAAYLAAKMLERAGDNAGASARLEAIAQQNPPTEHTARALYDLADLRIAHGDPDKGYADLTTLVEKHPSSGLAPHALIRLASHRDETSGQKDTIAWLDGLGPRLGKSELGETIAYQAALRTQATGDLQGAHARFLAVVDRWPYPYGNTFDDSLYRASEIDETLGRNEEAIAHLNRMLAERETAHLLGTYQRPRYIQAALRIATLYRDRLHDRAKAREAFHRIYADFTTSVYRDDALWQEAELYRLDGDTNAACSRASTLVREFPDSRYVPCAEAKCPSVTRPSKSDAPKKCHDYLSRARSPEAPHAEPQPPQAPLAGPQLPAAGAN, from the coding sequence ATGAGAACCCCGGCCCGCATCGCAGTCCTCCTCGCCCTCGCGCTCACGGCATGCCGCGGTGGCAAGGATCCCAACTTCGTGCGCGCCTTCCACGAGGCCGAGCGCGCAGAAACGGCGGGACGCTACGCGGAGGCCTCTGCCCGCTTCGACGAAGCCGCCGCCAAAGCCCCCGATCCGCGCGAAAAAGGCCACGCCGCGTACCTCGCCGCCAAAATGCTCGAACGCGCCGGCGACAATGCCGGTGCGAGCGCACGGCTCGAGGCGATCGCCCAGCAAAACCCGCCCACCGAACACACCGCGCGCGCGCTCTACGATCTCGCCGACCTGCGCATCGCCCACGGGGATCCCGACAAGGGCTACGCCGATCTCACGACGCTCGTGGAGAAGCACCCGTCGAGCGGCCTCGCGCCCCACGCCCTCATCCGCCTCGCCTCACACCGCGACGAAACCTCGGGGCAGAAGGACACCATCGCCTGGCTCGATGGCCTGGGCCCGCGCCTGGGGAAATCGGAGCTCGGCGAAACCATCGCGTACCAAGCCGCACTGCGCACGCAAGCCACCGGCGATCTGCAGGGCGCACACGCACGCTTTCTCGCCGTCGTCGATCGATGGCCGTACCCGTACGGCAACACCTTCGACGACTCGCTCTACCGCGCGAGCGAGATCGACGAGACCCTCGGACGGAACGAGGAGGCCATCGCGCACTTGAATCGCATGCTCGCCGAACGCGAGACCGCGCATTTGCTCGGCACCTACCAGAGGCCGCGCTACATCCAGGCAGCCCTTCGCATCGCCACGCTTTACCGCGATCGCTTGCACGACCGCGCCAAAGCGCGCGAAGCGTTCCACCGCATTTACGCGGACTTCACGACGTCCGTGTACCGCGATGATGCACTCTGGCAGGAGGCCGAGCTCTATCGCCTCGACGGCGACACGAACGCGGCCTGCTCCCGCGCCTCCACGCTCGTACGCGAGTTTCCAGACTCACGCTACGTCCCCTGCGCGGAGGCAAAATGCCCAAGCGTCACCCGCCCCTCCAAGAGCGACGCTCCCAAAAAGTGTCACGACTACTTGAGCCGCGCACGCTCGCCGGAGGCTCCGCATGCGGAGCCGCAACCACCCCAGGCCCCGCTTGCGGGACCGCAATTGCCAGCGGCGGGCGCGAACTGA
- a CDS encoding beta-eliminating lyase-related protein: MIDLRSDTVTRPTPGMRQAIANAEVGDDVWGDDPTTRALEEEVAELLGKEAALFTTSGVMANQLAIAIQTRPGDEVIVGEGAHVMWNEAAAGAALSGVQFAVAGQDGFFTADDVEAAIKPRLNWLPRTSLVCVENTLNRAGGRVFPQATVLAIAERIAPHGFGFHLDGARLWNASVATGLSVKELAAPFHTTSVCFSKGLGAPVGSALTGPAALIEEARRLRHRWGGGMRQSGILTAGARYALAHHRARLVEDHANARHLAELLSGPAARAAGIFVDVHKVESNIVNIDLDVAAAPVVDAARDLGVLISATALRRLRAVTHLDVSRSQIDEAAAILRRAAEACRAGHE, from the coding sequence ATGATCGATCTTCGCAGCGATACGGTAACCCGCCCCACCCCCGGCATGCGCCAGGCCATCGCCAACGCGGAGGTGGGCGATGACGTGTGGGGCGACGATCCCACGACCCGCGCGCTCGAAGAAGAAGTGGCGGAGCTGCTCGGAAAGGAGGCCGCACTCTTCACCACGAGCGGCGTCATGGCCAACCAGCTCGCCATCGCCATTCAAACCCGACCCGGCGACGAGGTCATCGTCGGCGAGGGCGCGCACGTGATGTGGAACGAGGCCGCGGCCGGCGCCGCGCTTTCCGGCGTGCAGTTCGCCGTCGCCGGTCAGGATGGCTTTTTCACCGCCGACGACGTGGAAGCCGCCATCAAGCCGCGGCTGAATTGGCTGCCCCGCACGTCGCTCGTCTGCGTCGAGAACACCTTGAACCGCGCCGGCGGGCGCGTGTTTCCCCAGGCCACCGTACTCGCCATCGCCGAGCGGATCGCGCCGCACGGCTTCGGCTTCCACCTCGACGGCGCGCGCCTCTGGAACGCGAGCGTCGCCACGGGGCTCTCCGTCAAAGAGCTCGCGGCCCCATTCCACACGACCAGCGTGTGCTTCTCCAAAGGGCTCGGCGCCCCCGTGGGCAGCGCGCTCACCGGCCCGGCCGCGCTCATCGAGGAGGCACGCCGCCTGCGCCATCGTTGGGGCGGCGGCATGCGCCAGTCGGGCATCCTCACCGCGGGCGCACGCTACGCGCTCGCGCACCACCGCGCGCGCCTCGTCGAGGATCACGCGAACGCGCGGCACCTCGCCGAGCTTCTCTCCGGGCCCGCGGCACGCGCGGCGGGCATCTTCGTCGATGTCCACAAGGTGGAGAGCAACATCGTCAACATCGACCTCGACGTCGCCGCGGCACCCGTCGTCGATGCCGCGCGCGACCTCGGTGTGCTCATCAGCGCAACCGCCCTGCGCCGCCTTCGCGCGGTCACGCACCTCGACGTCTCACGCTCCCAGATCGACGAAGCCGCCGCCATCCTCCGCCGCGCCGCCGAAGCTTGCCGCGCAGGTCACGAATGA
- a CDS encoding GntR family transcriptional regulator, protein MPRPPRPSNPAQEAVSPENPLEALAAIGPIARSSVVDAVADRLQAEILSGRLAAGTRLPSEREFSLALGVNRLTLRAALARLEALGMIVTRHGAGTLVASWRERAGLDALAALIGSSWTKDGFVKGQGRELLTSMLEVRRIVASEAIGLAAKRHTPADLEALEQRAHEQEGRIHDRVAFARGDIAFERALIRATRNVGLELLLNTFARFPDEQPELVAELYDRPEEALSFYPYVIGLIRAGDPVVARDTLRQALEALDAEWQARHSDGPRGAGTAKPASKSTSGTRAAKTGSKA, encoded by the coding sequence ATGCCCCGTCCGCCGCGCCCTTCGAATCCCGCCCAAGAAGCTGTTTCTCCCGAGAATCCACTGGAAGCGCTCGCGGCCATTGGTCCCATCGCCCGCTCCAGCGTGGTCGACGCGGTCGCCGATCGTTTACAGGCTGAGATTCTTTCCGGCCGACTGGCCGCCGGCACCCGCCTGCCCTCGGAGCGCGAGTTCTCGCTCGCGCTCGGCGTGAACCGACTCACATTGCGCGCCGCGCTGGCCCGGCTCGAAGCCCTCGGGATGATCGTCACGCGTCATGGAGCGGGCACCCTCGTAGCCTCGTGGCGCGAGCGCGCCGGGCTCGATGCGCTGGCGGCCCTCATCGGCTCGTCGTGGACGAAGGACGGATTCGTCAAAGGGCAGGGGCGCGAGCTCCTCACGTCCATGCTGGAGGTGCGACGCATCGTGGCGTCGGAGGCCATTGGCCTTGCCGCCAAGCGTCACACGCCGGCGGACTTGGAGGCGCTCGAGCAGCGCGCGCACGAGCAAGAGGGGCGCATCCACGATCGCGTGGCCTTCGCCCGGGGCGACATTGCCTTCGAGCGCGCGCTCATCCGCGCCACCCGCAACGTGGGGCTCGAGCTTCTGCTCAACACGTTTGCCCGCTTTCCCGACGAGCAACCCGAGCTCGTGGCGGAGCTCTACGATCGTCCCGAGGAGGCCCTTTCCTTTTATCCCTACGTCATAGGCCTCATCCGCGCCGGCGATCCCGTGGTGGCGCGCGACACCTTGAGGCAGGCGTTGGAGGCGTTGGACGCCGAATGGCAAGCACGCCACTCCGACGGACCGCGCGGAGCGGGCACGGCCAAGCCGGCATCCAAATCGACATCGGGTACCCGCGCAGCAAAGACAGGAAGCAAAGCATGA